In a single window of the Natronosalvus caseinilyticus genome:
- a CDS encoding aldo/keto reductase, which produces MHYRRLGTTGLQVSPLCLGTWRFGQESNGVLETDRETAHDLLSAFADRGGNFIDTANGYGDGDSERWIGEWLDERDREDYVIASKCFWSTVSRFQENLSKKNVRAEVEGSLERLGTDYLDVLYLHRFDDETPIEQTLRAVDDLVSDGKVHSVGLSTADAWKLTKGLWKADVNNYEAFTVTQPLFHAAYYEDVAEYLDVCADQDLAVCPYSPLAGGFLTGKYERAGEDTYDLDAPEGTRAQLDDRFLDYYVSERGWHVLEAVREIADECDASPAQVAIRWLIDQPDFDCVPIIGARTVDQLEENLGALEVDLSDEQFDRILEARYDEHGKLYRTG; this is translated from the coding sequence ATGCACTACCGACGACTCGGAACGACGGGACTGCAGGTCTCGCCGCTCTGTCTCGGCACGTGGCGCTTCGGTCAGGAATCGAACGGAGTCCTCGAAACCGACCGTGAGACGGCCCACGACCTGCTGTCGGCGTTCGCCGATCGGGGCGGGAACTTCATCGATACCGCCAACGGCTACGGTGACGGCGACTCCGAGCGCTGGATCGGCGAGTGGCTCGACGAGCGCGACCGCGAGGACTACGTCATCGCCTCGAAGTGCTTCTGGTCGACCGTCTCGCGCTTCCAGGAGAACCTCTCGAAGAAGAACGTCCGGGCCGAGGTCGAGGGCTCGCTTGAGCGCCTCGGGACGGACTATCTCGACGTGCTCTACCTCCACCGGTTCGACGACGAGACGCCCATCGAGCAGACGCTTCGGGCCGTCGACGACCTCGTGAGCGACGGCAAGGTCCACTCCGTCGGCCTCTCGACGGCCGACGCCTGGAAGCTCACGAAGGGGTTGTGGAAAGCCGACGTCAACAACTACGAGGCGTTCACGGTCACCCAGCCCCTCTTCCACGCGGCGTACTACGAGGACGTCGCCGAGTACCTCGACGTCTGTGCCGACCAGGACCTGGCGGTCTGTCCGTACTCGCCGCTGGCCGGTGGCTTCCTGACCGGGAAGTACGAACGCGCCGGTGAGGACACCTACGACCTGGACGCCCCGGAGGGGACGCGCGCCCAGCTCGACGACCGCTTTCTGGACTACTACGTCTCCGAGCGCGGCTGGCATGTCCTCGAGGCGGTCCGGGAGATCGCCGACGAGTGCGACGCCTCGCCCGCCCAGGTCGCAATTCGCTGGTTGATCGACCAGCCCGACTTCGACTGCGTCCCGATCATCGGCGCGCGGACGGTCGACCAGCTCGAGGAGAACCTCGGCGCGCTCGAGGTCGACCTCTCGGACGAGCAGTTCGATCGCATCCTCGAGGCGCGTTACGACGAGCACGGCAAGCTGTACAGGACTGGGTAG
- a CDS encoding phosphatase PAP2 family protein — MSRSLGVTDALREVIPEWSLELFVVLSMLGDLVVIVPALAVLYLSDVGRSLARGDRSKPLCSTRTAFLVAVVFGGCALVVLLKGLFALSRPPAEIQVTDPSAYGFPSGHTMGATIFFGALATWFPVGRRWTRFAGAGLVISLVAVARLVLGVHYLVDVLAAVIFGAGYLVAIAWLAKGRPERAFGVAIGIAVLAAVVTGGSTRALLALVGTVGGGVGWQVVELPSARARMVDLVGQTK, encoded by the coding sequence ATGAGTCGCAGTCTCGGCGTCACAGACGCACTTCGCGAGGTGATCCCCGAGTGGTCGCTTGAACTGTTCGTCGTCCTCTCGATGCTCGGCGACCTCGTGGTGATCGTCCCAGCGCTCGCCGTCCTCTACCTGTCGGACGTGGGACGAAGCCTCGCTCGAGGCGATCGATCGAAGCCGCTGTGCTCGACTCGGACGGCGTTTCTCGTGGCGGTCGTCTTCGGCGGGTGCGCCCTGGTCGTGCTCCTGAAGGGGCTGTTCGCGCTTTCGCGTCCTCCTGCCGAGATCCAGGTGACCGACCCGAGTGCGTACGGCTTCCCGAGCGGACACACGATGGGCGCGACGATTTTCTTCGGTGCGCTCGCGACGTGGTTCCCGGTCGGACGTCGGTGGACTCGATTCGCGGGTGCCGGGCTGGTAATCTCGCTGGTGGCCGTCGCCCGGCTCGTGCTTGGCGTCCACTACCTCGTTGACGTCCTTGCCGCCGTGATCTTTGGAGCCGGGTATCTCGTCGCGATCGCGTGGCTCGCGAAGGGGCGCCCCGAGCGCGCGTTCGGCGTGGCGATCGGCATCGCCGTTCTGGCAGCGGTGGTGACGGGTGGGAGTACTCGAGCCCTGTTGGCGCTCGTAGGGACGGTCGGCGGGGGCGTCGGGTGGCAGGTCGTCGAGCTCCCCTCGGCTCGAGCGCGGATGGTGGACCTGGTCGGACAGACCAAATGA
- a CDS encoding response regulator, which translates to MKIVNNQLPSFHQSADILLVEDNAGDVRLTEEAFKDGRIANTLYVVNDGVRALDFLYQRGEYTDAPRPHVVLLDLNLPRMNGDEVLQKIRADSEFERLPIIVLTTSEAQHDFVRSIVPDADAYLEKPVDPDDFIDTVRTFESVWLSVGWVEEQEE; encoded by the coding sequence ATGAAGATCGTAAATAATCAGTTGCCCTCCTTTCATCAGTCGGCGGATATTTTGCTCGTCGAAGACAACGCCGGCGACGTTCGCCTCACCGAAGAGGCCTTCAAGGACGGCCGAATCGCGAACACGCTCTACGTCGTGAACGACGGCGTTCGCGCCCTCGACTTTCTCTACCAGCGTGGTGAGTACACGGATGCGCCGCGGCCTCACGTCGTCCTCCTCGACCTGAACCTCCCGCGAATGAACGGCGACGAGGTCCTCCAGAAAATTAGAGCGGATTCCGAGTTCGAGCGGCTTCCGATCATCGTCCTGACGACGTCAGAAGCGCAACACGATTTCGTGAGATCGATCGTCCCCGACGCCGACGCCTATCTCGAGAAACCGGTCGACCCCGACGACTTCATCGACACCGTCCGCACGTTCGAATCCGTCTGGCTCTCGGTCGGTTGGGTGGAAGAGCAAGAAGAGTGA
- a CDS encoding winged helix-turn-helix transcriptional regulator encodes MLIRPTRTVLIAAVGIVLVLNSFAATGLVVGESTSEPTTHSRNDSGLIEPSDTVDSTSSETTLSVSSSTVTSIVFLAGHAHSRSSDPLDHDVRQELYETVHQTSGIYLGDLRESHDLHRSTLRYHLEVLEQAELLASVTVFGKLWYYPAGSDTNHLRAALTHEPTGDILEAIARLEPVSVTDLADEVDRSDSTVSHHLERLETKGLVEQERGSTTVLSRLAPEARGEFETTSELGQWTD; translated from the coding sequence ATGCTCATTCGACCAACCCGGACCGTCCTGATCGCAGCCGTCGGAATCGTCCTCGTCCTGAACAGCTTCGCGGCGACCGGCCTCGTCGTCGGAGAATCAACGAGCGAACCCACGACACACAGTCGTAACGATTCGGGATTGATCGAGCCCTCCGACACGGTCGATAGCACGTCGTCCGAGACGACGCTCTCGGTATCGTCCTCCACGGTCACGTCTATCGTCTTTCTGGCCGGACACGCCCACTCCAGGAGTTCCGATCCGCTGGATCACGACGTCCGTCAGGAACTGTACGAGACGGTCCACCAGACGTCCGGAATATACCTCGGTGATCTTCGGGAGTCCCACGACCTCCACCGTTCGACGCTCCGGTATCACCTCGAGGTCCTCGAACAGGCGGAGTTACTCGCATCCGTGACGGTATTCGGGAAGCTCTGGTACTATCCCGCCGGAAGCGACACGAACCACCTTCGTGCCGCGCTCACCCACGAACCGACCGGAGACATCCTCGAGGCAATCGCTCGCCTCGAACCCGTCAGCGTGACGGATCTAGCGGACGAAGTCGATCGGTCTGACAGTACGGTGTCACACCATCTGGAACGCCTCGAGACCAAAGGACTGGTCGAGCAGGAACGTGGTAGCACGACGGTGCTTTCACGGTTGGCGCCAGAGGCCCGTGGCGAATTCGAAACGACGTCGGAGCTGGGACAGTGGACGGATTGA
- a CDS encoding transcription initiation factor IIB codes for MERLTSQTEHTNQTERETTGEEGVRTCPECESTSLSRSADGSEISCEDCGLILEEETIDRGPEWRAFNAAERDSKSRVGAPTTQTMHDKGLTTTIDWKNQDAYGRSLSSEKRSQMNRLRKWQERIRTKDAGERNLQFALSETDRMASALGVPRSVREVASVLYRRALEEDLIRGRSIEGVSTSTLYAACRMEGIPRSLDEIAAVSRVDRMEIGRTYRYISKELGLEMQPVDPKKYVPRFCSELELPEEVQSKANEIIDTTAEKGMLSGKSPTGYAAAAIYAAALLCNKKKTQREVANVAQVTEVTIRNRYQEQISAMGIHE; via the coding sequence ATGGAACGCCTGACTTCCCAGACAGAGCACACGAATCAGACAGAACGCGAAACTACTGGAGAAGAGGGTGTTCGAACCTGCCCGGAGTGTGAGTCGACGTCGCTCTCGAGAAGCGCGGACGGGAGCGAGATTAGCTGTGAGGACTGCGGACTGATTCTGGAAGAGGAGACGATCGACCGGGGGCCGGAGTGGCGAGCGTTCAACGCGGCCGAGCGCGACAGCAAGTCGCGCGTCGGTGCGCCGACGACGCAGACGATGCACGACAAGGGGCTCACCACGACGATCGACTGGAAGAACCAGGACGCCTACGGACGATCACTCTCCTCGGAAAAGCGCAGTCAGATGAACCGGCTGCGCAAGTGGCAGGAGCGAATCCGGACGAAGGACGCCGGCGAACGGAACCTCCAGTTCGCGCTCTCCGAGACCGATCGCATGGCCTCCGCCCTGGGTGTTCCGCGCTCCGTTCGGGAAGTCGCGAGCGTGCTCTATCGACGCGCGCTCGAGGAGGACCTCATCCGCGGGCGGTCCATCGAGGGCGTCTCCACGAGCACGTTGTACGCGGCCTGTCGGATGGAGGGGATTCCGCGATCCCTCGACGAAATTGCCGCCGTCTCCCGGGTCGACCGGATGGAGATCGGCCGCACGTATCGGTACATCTCGAAGGAACTCGGCCTCGAGATGCAGCCCGTCGATCCGAAGAAGTACGTCCCTCGCTTCTGTTCCGAACTCGAGTTGCCCGAGGAAGTGCAATCGAAGGCCAACGAGATTATCGACACCACGGCCGAAAAGGGGATGTTGTCGGGGAAGTCACCGACGGGATATGCCGCAGCCGCCATCTATGCCGCGGCGCTCCTCTGTAACAAGAAGAAGACCCAGCGGGAAGTCGCGAACGTTGCCCAGGTGACCGAGGTCACGATTCGAAACCGGTACCAGGAGCAAATTAGCGCGATGGGCATTCACGAATAA
- a CDS encoding acyl-CoA dehydrogenase family protein, whose amino-acid sequence MEFGLEQEQQLIRREIRALCEQFGDNYWREKDQYHEYPTAFFDAFADGGWCGLTIPTAYGGEGYGIQEAALVQQEVARSGAAMAGTSVTSHHVFSTAPLVEFGNEAHRERYLPQIARGDVQVCTGVTEPNAGLDTSRIETTATRNGSEYVIDGQKIWTSKAQHADVIMLLARTTPREESNRFGGLSLFFTEFNADSPSIEVNEIAKAGRGASDSNEVWFDGARIPAADRIGEEGEGFRYLLEFANSERIALAACSIGTGQRAIEKAAAYANERVVFGNPIGSYQAIQHPLADSWSKLEQAELMLRKAAWSYDANENCGGIANAVKLRASEDALEACERAIRVHGGMGYAKEYDVERYWRELMINVLAPISNEMVKNYLATHELGLPRSY is encoded by the coding sequence ATGGAATTCGGTCTCGAGCAGGAGCAACAGCTGATTCGACGAGAGATTCGAGCGCTCTGTGAGCAGTTTGGAGATAACTACTGGCGAGAGAAGGACCAATACCACGAATACCCAACTGCGTTCTTTGACGCATTCGCCGATGGCGGGTGGTGCGGATTGACGATTCCAACGGCTTACGGTGGCGAAGGATACGGTATTCAGGAAGCGGCGCTCGTTCAACAAGAAGTCGCTCGTTCAGGGGCGGCAATGGCCGGAACCTCTGTGACGTCTCATCACGTCTTCAGCACCGCTCCATTAGTCGAGTTTGGTAATGAAGCCCACCGCGAGCGATACCTCCCGCAAATCGCCCGTGGTGATGTTCAGGTATGTACTGGTGTTACTGAACCAAATGCCGGACTTGACACGTCGAGAATCGAGACCACGGCTACCCGTAACGGTTCCGAGTACGTGATCGATGGCCAGAAAATCTGGACGTCGAAGGCCCAACACGCGGACGTAATCATGTTACTAGCACGGACGACGCCTCGTGAGGAATCGAATCGATTTGGCGGTCTCTCGTTGTTCTTCACCGAGTTCAACGCTGATAGTCCCAGTATAGAGGTAAACGAGATAGCCAAGGCTGGTCGCGGTGCCTCCGATTCGAACGAGGTTTGGTTCGACGGTGCTCGAATTCCAGCGGCCGACCGAATCGGCGAGGAAGGCGAGGGATTTCGATACTTACTCGAGTTCGCAAACTCCGAACGAATTGCTCTCGCGGCGTGTTCGATCGGTACCGGTCAGCGAGCAATTGAGAAAGCGGCCGCCTATGCAAACGAGCGTGTCGTCTTCGGCAATCCGATCGGATCCTACCAAGCTATCCAACACCCGCTCGCTGATTCTTGGAGTAAACTCGAGCAGGCCGAGCTCATGCTTCGGAAGGCCGCCTGGTCATACGACGCCAACGAAAACTGTGGAGGGATCGCCAATGCGGTTAAACTACGAGCAAGTGAGGACGCGCTTGAAGCCTGTGAACGGGCAATCCGCGTTCACGGTGGGATGGGATATGCGAAAGAGTACGACGTTGAGCGCTACTGGAGGGAGCTAATGATCAATGTGCTTGCTCCGATCTCAAATGAGATGGTCAAAAATTACCTTGCGACACACGAGCTGGGACTACCACGGTCGTACTGA
- a CDS encoding MFS transporter, which produces MLTFAKRSLEGIRQASAELWRDGRGWILLSISAGWFLSIGVRLVYPALAPFFRDDLGIGLGTTGLLLMLLWVAYAVGHIPGGVLGDRVGEGRILVISTVLAGLTVLGVALSVNVWMLFLATITFGFATALFGPTRFTVFTDIYDERAGSAIGITMAAGSAGNAILPVVSTVIAAAIAWRYSFGALVAPFFVVAVALWLSVPPRTSETVSAVEELSWRTLKRIRTGISSGTIPTVVAIQVSFSFMFQGFSGFYPLYLNEVKGLSPELASTLFGLFFAASFIVQPIAGSSRDRYGTRLSLIGILGVSVTALWVLPFVSGLVSIVAVTIVLSVLNGCAVVTQTHIAESLPDDMKGTGLGTLKAGWMTLGATSAAIIGILGDFGHLDGGFLVLAAIGTVGLLLTVFKL; this is translated from the coding sequence GTGCTAACGTTCGCGAAACGATCACTCGAAGGCATTCGACAGGCGTCGGCGGAGCTATGGCGTGACGGACGGGGCTGGATACTCCTGTCGATCAGCGCCGGTTGGTTCCTTTCTATTGGTGTTCGGCTCGTCTATCCCGCTCTTGCTCCGTTCTTCCGAGATGACCTCGGTATTGGGCTGGGCACAACTGGGCTGTTGCTCATGCTTCTGTGGGTCGCATACGCGGTGGGGCACATTCCTGGTGGAGTACTGGGAGATCGAGTAGGGGAGGGGCGTATTCTCGTCATCAGTACGGTGCTTGCGGGCCTGACGGTGCTCGGTGTTGCACTCTCAGTGAACGTCTGGATGCTCTTTCTCGCGACGATTACGTTCGGCTTCGCAACGGCACTGTTTGGGCCGACACGATTTACCGTCTTCACCGACATCTACGATGAGCGAGCCGGGTCCGCGATTGGCATCACAATGGCTGCGGGGAGCGCTGGAAATGCTATTCTTCCCGTCGTATCGACGGTTATTGCCGCTGCTATTGCTTGGAGATACAGTTTCGGCGCGCTCGTTGCTCCGTTTTTCGTCGTCGCTGTGGCACTTTGGCTCTCGGTTCCCCCTCGAACCTCAGAGACAGTGAGCGCCGTCGAAGAACTCTCGTGGCGGACCCTCAAACGAATCAGAACGGGAATCTCAAGCGGTACGATTCCGACAGTCGTCGCTATTCAGGTGAGTTTTTCGTTCATGTTCCAGGGATTTTCAGGGTTTTATCCCCTGTACTTGAACGAGGTAAAAGGTCTCTCACCGGAACTCGCTTCGACACTGTTCGGCCTGTTTTTCGCAGCCTCTTTTATTGTTCAGCCGATCGCCGGTAGCAGCAGGGATCGCTACGGAACACGATTGTCACTGATCGGCATTCTAGGAGTGAGCGTTACCGCCCTCTGGGTACTGCCCTTCGTCAGTGGCCTCGTTTCGATCGTAGCCGTTACCATCGTTCTCAGCGTACTCAATGGATGTGCAGTGGTGACACAGACTCACATCGCCGAGTCGCTTCCCGACGATATGAAAGGAACAGGGTTAGGAACGCTAAAAGCCGGATGGATGACCCTCGGTGCGACGAGTGCGGCAATCATCGGAATTCTCGGTGATTTCGGACATCTCGACGGCGGATTTCTCGTTCTAGCGGCGATCGGCACTGTCGGATTACTTTTGACTGTGTTCAAACTCTGA
- a CDS encoding CaiB/BaiF CoA transferase family protein codes for MPLEGLRVVDCTQMLSGPFASQILGDLGAEIIKIERPGVGDITRNIDPRIDGDVTAYFASLNGGKKSVELDCSSPEGAAALERLVESADILLENHKPQTMKRWGLGYNELSAVNPDLLYCSITGFLDGPYEDLPAFDMVVQALSGSMSITGEANGPPVRPGIPIGDICAGMYAVIGLTSALSVSDSCGGQHIRVPMFGGLVSWLTERAGRTFATGSPYPRNGSEHPSLAPYRLVETADGWLAVAVGSERSWERFCAAIEQPELVDDPRFRTNSDRLANRSILGEVIEDALESESAETWFDRFQEYGVPGAPVKDTVEVFEDPHLRQASYTLDKTIGETEMTFVTVPIGFSGLSTGMDRTVPNLGQHTDSVLGEVLSETELQSVTQ; via the coding sequence ATGCCGCTCGAGGGACTGCGCGTCGTCGACTGCACTCAGATGCTCTCCGGTCCCTTCGCCAGCCAGATCCTCGGCGATTTAGGCGCAGAAATCATCAAGATCGAACGGCCAGGTGTTGGAGATATTACGAGAAACATTGACCCAAGAATCGACGGCGACGTAACGGCGTACTTCGCCTCTCTCAACGGCGGCAAAAAGAGCGTCGAACTCGACTGCTCGAGCCCCGAAGGCGCTGCCGCGCTCGAGCGCCTCGTCGAATCCGCCGACATCCTCCTCGAAAATCACAAACCCCAGACGATGAAGCGATGGGGTCTCGGATACAACGAGCTCTCAGCCGTCAATCCCGATTTACTCTACTGCTCGATTACCGGCTTTCTCGACGGACCCTACGAGGACCTCCCAGCATTCGACATGGTTGTACAGGCACTCAGTGGCAGCATGAGTATCACCGGCGAAGCGAATGGGCCACCAGTCAGACCCGGTATTCCAATCGGGGATATCTGTGCGGGTATGTACGCAGTTATAGGTTTAACCTCGGCCCTCTCGGTCAGTGATTCTTGCGGGGGACAGCACATTCGCGTCCCGATGTTCGGCGGTCTCGTATCCTGGCTTACAGAACGCGCTGGACGAACGTTCGCAACGGGAAGCCCATATCCACGAAACGGAAGCGAACACCCATCGTTGGCCCCATACCGACTCGTAGAAACCGCTGACGGGTGGCTCGCTGTCGCAGTTGGGAGCGAGCGTTCCTGGGAACGATTCTGTGCGGCAATCGAACAACCAGAACTCGTCGATGACCCGCGGTTCCGAACCAACTCAGATCGGTTAGCAAACCGATCCATACTCGGCGAAGTAATCGAAGATGCTCTCGAGTCCGAGTCGGCCGAAACGTGGTTTGATAGATTCCAAGAGTACGGCGTACCTGGTGCCCCTGTAAAGGACACTGTCGAGGTGTTTGAAGATCCGCATCTTCGCCAAGCATCGTATACGCTCGATAAAACGATCGGGGAGACGGAGATGACATTCGTCACCGTGCCGATCGGTTTCTCAGGACTGTCAACGGGAATGGATCGGACAGTGCCAAACCTTGGCCAGCACACTGATTCGGTACTCGGTGAAGTACTTTCAGAGACGGAACTCCAGTCGGTCACGCAATGA
- a CDS encoding isocitrate lyase/PEP mutase family protein, producing MSETSKSNAQQLREAILSEDLVVAPGAVDALTATIATDVGFDTVYLGGYATGAATAVTEPMATMTEMSDRAREITYAVDVPLVVDGNAGFGDPAHTHRTVNHFINSGIAGMHIEDQVYPKRLHYHEGRHHITDIDSMKTKIEVADRARRDADGDIVLIARSDANRGNRRESETIEDAVNRVNEYLGAGAEVGMLFPRTWEEMEYVADHAEGPMTFVLSDNYDPRPTTEELEELGYGMVIYPTAAPVVITKHMKALYENIRDNGETGWNPEEYGDLRTYIEEIIGLPDYYDIEAASGKK from the coding sequence GTGTCCGAGACATCGAAATCAAACGCCCAACAGCTTCGTGAGGCGATCCTGAGCGAGGACCTCGTCGTCGCTCCCGGCGCGGTTGACGCCCTAACAGCGACGATCGCGACTGATGTCGGCTTCGATACCGTCTATCTCGGCGGATACGCGACTGGCGCGGCGACGGCCGTCACCGAACCGATGGCCACGATGACCGAGATGAGTGACCGTGCCCGGGAAATAACCTATGCAGTTGACGTCCCGCTCGTCGTTGATGGCAACGCTGGCTTCGGCGATCCGGCACACACCCACCGGACGGTCAACCATTTCATCAATTCAGGTATCGCCGGAATGCACATCGAGGATCAGGTATACCCGAAACGCCTCCACTACCACGAAGGACGCCACCATATCACCGATATCGACTCGATGAAAACAAAAATCGAGGTTGCCGACCGTGCTCGACGAGATGCGGACGGTGATATCGTCCTCATCGCTCGATCGGATGCCAATCGAGGTAATCGTCGAGAAAGCGAAACCATCGAGGATGCAGTCAATCGCGTCAACGAGTATCTCGGGGCTGGCGCAGAGGTAGGGATGCTCTTTCCCCGCACGTGGGAAGAGATGGAGTACGTCGCAGACCACGCAGAGGGACCGATGACGTTCGTCCTTTCGGACAACTACGACCCACGGCCCACGACCGAAGAGTTAGAGGAATTGGGATATGGAATGGTCATCTATCCGACCGCGGCCCCCGTGGTGATTACGAAGCACATGAAAGCGCTGTATGAGAATATCCGTGACAACGGTGAGACGGGCTGGAATCCCGAGGAGTATGGCGACCTTCGAACGTACATCGAGGAGATCATCGGCCTTCCAGACTACTACGACATCGAAGCAGCCTCGGGGAAGAAGTAA
- a CDS encoding Rieske (2Fe-2S) protein, whose translation MPSKHKVATTDELTDGSRVITEINGQEIAVFQIDGEYHAIANYCVHQAGPLCEGKLTGETYVEDNGWDWNYDDDEKHITCPWHGWLFDVTNGENIHNSKYKVPTYNVEIENESIFVVR comes from the coding sequence ATGCCGAGCAAACACAAAGTCGCCACGACTGACGAACTCACTGACGGATCGAGAGTCATCACCGAAATCAACGGCCAAGAGATCGCCGTCTTCCAGATCGACGGTGAGTATCACGCGATCGCGAATTACTGCGTCCACCAGGCAGGCCCCCTCTGTGAAGGTAAACTCACTGGTGAAACCTATGTAGAGGACAACGGGTGGGATTGGAACTATGATGACGACGAAAAACACATTACGTGCCCATGGCATGGCTGGCTGTTCGATGTAACCAACGGCGAGAATATCCACAATTCGAAGTACAAAGTACCGACGTACAACGTCGAAATCGAAAATGAGTCGATATTCGTGGTCCGGTGA
- a CDS encoding amidohydrolase family protein, translating into MTDYFKMFVGSNTNRLLSPESIRTIEGWVRVPNMGSPSNTAESQRIRNLDELDVIVDTDAHIRETIDDLLPYIDDQYEGAKWIVERTEHPERDIYSLTHSLPPSLHAERGGWSADTNTVDKKLNELDEFNIDYGIVDPGLNLVLPTVNNERIAVALTKAYNNWLLDNFLDEGNHRLKANLLVSHHRPEMMAEEIDRMAGEKDIVGVAFPSTGVIPPAGHDRYDPIYQAAEDNGLPVFFHGASTNTSHVFPLQRMYNQTYTEDHVIIHPFSQMWNLSSLIFQGAPERFPDLDFVFQESGVGWIPYLMWRMDDHYLEMNYELPLLEKMPSEYIHDQIYFTTQPLGHTEDNPRHLAMAIEMAGPNNIMYSSDLPHSDFDPPSELFNRIRGHFDRETVENIMGETARELLDL; encoded by the coding sequence GTGACAGACTACTTCAAAATGTTCGTTGGCAGTAACACGAACAGACTGCTGTCACCAGAAAGTATAAGGACTATCGAGGGATGGGTTAGAGTACCAAACATGGGGTCACCCAGTAACACTGCCGAGAGTCAACGCATACGTAATCTAGACGAACTCGACGTAATCGTCGACACCGACGCCCATATCAGAGAGACGATCGACGATCTCCTTCCGTACATAGACGACCAATACGAGGGAGCAAAGTGGATCGTTGAACGGACCGAACATCCGGAGCGCGATATTTACTCGTTGACCCACTCGTTGCCGCCGAGCCTTCACGCTGAGCGGGGTGGATGGAGTGCCGATACGAACACCGTCGATAAAAAGCTCAACGAACTCGACGAATTCAACATCGATTACGGAATCGTCGATCCGGGCCTCAATCTCGTGTTACCGACAGTGAACAACGAACGAATCGCTGTGGCACTTACAAAGGCATACAACAACTGGTTGCTCGATAACTTCCTTGACGAGGGCAACCACCGGCTCAAGGCGAATTTGCTCGTCTCTCACCACCGTCCCGAGATGATGGCCGAAGAGATCGACCGAATGGCGGGCGAAAAAGACATCGTTGGCGTCGCGTTTCCATCGACCGGCGTCATCCCTCCGGCCGGTCACGATCGATATGATCCGATCTACCAGGCGGCGGAAGACAACGGCCTTCCCGTGTTCTTCCACGGTGCGTCCACGAACACCAGCCATGTGTTCCCCCTCCAGCGGATGTACAATCAGACGTACACCGAAGATCACGTAATCATCCATCCGTTCAGCCAGATGTGGAACCTCTCGTCGCTCATCTTTCAGGGCGCACCGGAACGGTTTCCAGACCTTGACTTCGTCTTCCAGGAGTCGGGCGTCGGTTGGATTCCCTACCTGATGTGGCGGATGGACGACCACTACCTCGAGATGAACTACGAACTCCCACTTCTCGAGAAGATGCCGAGTGAGTACATTCACGACCAGATATACTTCACGACTCAACCGCTCGGTCATACCGAAGATAACCCGAGACATCTCGCAATGGCAATCGAGATGGCCGGGCCGAATAACATCATGTACTCTTCTGACTTGCCCCACTCGGACTTCGACCCGCCGAGCGAGCTGTTTAATCGCATTCGGGGACACTTCGATCGTGAGACAGTCGAAAATATCATGGGAGAAACGGCAAGAGAGTTACTCGATCTTTAA